A window from Fibrobacterota bacterium encodes these proteins:
- the mutL gene encoding DNA mismatch repair endonuclease MutL has protein sequence MGIINLLSPETIHKIAAGEVIERPANAVKELLENALDAGATKITIALEEGGLDLIRVSDNGKGMLREDAQLAWLPHTTSKIRAADDLQYVATYGFRGEALCSMAAVAELTLETRHAAEPTGIAITVSDSRETGSREVPRNPGTTVSVRNLFLHNPARRKFMGSAKNETARILSVVSRASLAHPAVAFKILDKGREILAYTEGSLKHRVGEVLGFNIAAELVPVEWSDGMQGGRGAIHVEGYVCAPQQARLRSTHQFFFINRRPITSGLASRALAEAYDVLPPGRFPLAVLFLTMTPEEVDVNVHPTKKEVRFLNEGRIYWAISQAVKVALRKIAGIPMLDLGDPMAAPAGSDTEITSTEASAAPLELAPEFGTGRGPGLAPPFAFASRPPARGEGEDGGVPGPASGSAGSAGSSDAASAGKVTDTLLGRGTAPDARNQIRLFPNAPEAPAGPVSRFFPGDESVPAARSRPSEIPFLQLHNGFILFGVESGLMIVNQQAAHERVLYEKALEEMRQTGRFSSQQLLFPEVLELPSPDSAFLEGHLDRLQALGFDLESFGGNAFQLRGLPMEVKPDQGRRVIHELLDGLLRPERGASAPKGEEFQQRLARVYARVASVKLGDPLEYPQVAALIDSLFATQNPYVSPSGAPVVVRFSLDEIQRKFGLKT, from the coding sequence ATGGGCATCATTAACCTCCTTTCCCCAGAGACCATCCATAAGATCGCGGCCGGCGAGGTTATCGAGCGTCCCGCCAATGCGGTCAAGGAATTGCTCGAGAACGCGTTGGACGCGGGCGCGACCAAGATCACGATCGCATTGGAAGAAGGCGGCCTGGACCTGATCCGGGTGAGCGATAACGGGAAGGGGATGCTGCGGGAAGATGCCCAGCTGGCCTGGTTGCCGCATACCACCAGCAAGATCCGCGCGGCCGACGATTTGCAATACGTGGCCACCTACGGTTTCCGCGGGGAGGCCCTCTGCAGCATGGCGGCGGTGGCCGAGCTGACCCTGGAGACGCGCCATGCCGCCGAGCCCACCGGCATCGCCATCACCGTGTCGGACTCGCGGGAGACGGGAAGCCGCGAGGTACCGCGCAACCCGGGCACCACCGTATCCGTCCGCAACCTGTTCCTGCATAATCCGGCGAGGCGGAAATTCATGGGCTCCGCGAAGAACGAGACCGCGCGCATCCTGAGCGTGGTGAGCCGCGCGTCCTTGGCCCATCCGGCCGTGGCTTTCAAGATCCTGGACAAGGGCCGCGAGATCCTGGCTTATACCGAAGGTTCGCTCAAGCACCGCGTGGGCGAAGTGCTGGGCTTCAACATCGCGGCGGAGCTCGTGCCCGTGGAATGGTCCGACGGGATGCAGGGCGGCCGCGGGGCCATCCACGTGGAAGGCTACGTGTGCGCGCCGCAGCAAGCGCGCCTGCGCTCGACCCATCAGTTCTTCTTCATCAACCGGCGCCCCATCACGAGCGGTTTGGCGTCCCGCGCCCTGGCCGAAGCCTACGATGTGCTGCCGCCCGGGCGTTTCCCCTTGGCCGTGCTCTTCCTGACCATGACCCCGGAGGAAGTGGACGTCAACGTGCATCCCACCAAGAAGGAAGTGCGCTTCCTCAACGAAGGCCGCATTTACTGGGCGATTTCACAGGCGGTGAAAGTCGCGCTCCGCAAGATCGCGGGGATCCCGATGCTGGATCTCGGGGATCCGATGGCCGCTCCGGCGGGGTCGGATACGGAGATCACGTCGACGGAAGCTTCGGCCGCCCCCCTGGAGTTGGCTCCGGAGTTCGGTACCGGCCGGGGTCCCGGCCTCGCTCCGCCTTTCGCTTTCGCTTCCCGTCCGCCCGCTCGCGGAGAAGGCGAGGATGGCGGCGTTCCCGGCCCGGCTTCAGGGTCCGCCGGTTCCGCCGGATCCTCTGACGCCGCATCCGCCGGCAAGGTAACCGACACGTTACTAGGCCGCGGCACGGCTCCGGATGCCCGGAACCAGATCCGGCTGTTCCCGAACGCGCCGGAGGCCCCGGCCGGTCCCGTCTCGCGCTTTTTCCCGGGCGATGAAAGCGTTCCGGCGGCCCGTTCGCGCCCATCCGAGATCCCGTTCCTGCAATTGCATAACGGCTTCATCCTGTTCGGGGTGGAAAGCGGCCTGATGATCGTGAACCAGCAGGCCGCCCATGAGCGGGTGCTCTACGAAAAAGCCCTGGAAGAGATGCGGCAGACCGGGCGCTTTTCATCCCAGCAATTGCTCTTCCCGGAAGTGTTGGAACTCCCTTCCCCGGACAGCGCCTTTCTCGAAGGCCATCTCGATCGCTTACAAGCCCTGGGGTTCGACCTGGAGTCCTTCGGCGGCAATGCCTTCCAATTGCGGGGGCTTCCCATGGAGGTGAAGCCGGACCAGGGCCGTCGCGTGATCCACGAGTTGCTTGACGGCCTGTTGCGGCCGGAGCGGGGGGCATCGGCTCCCAAGGGCGAAGAGTTCCAACAGCGGCTGGCGCGCGTTTACGCGCGCGTGGCTTCCGTGAAACTGGGGGACCCGCTCGAATATCCCCAAGTGGCGGCTTTGATCGACAGCCTGTTCGCGACCCAGAATCCTTACGTATCCCCCTCGGGGGCCCCGGTCGTGGTCCGCTTTTCCCTCGATGAGATCCAACGGAAATTCGGGCTGAAGACGTAA
- a CDS encoding phosphoadenylyl-sulfate reductase, which produces MTPADTDRPESRSAVPRGALDAPPASGPAAPGSLQAFAQDLDREFASLTADERIRKAWALFGKELIATTSFGRDAGLLLHHLHRLQTPLRVFFIDTSFHFPETLAYRDTLTSAYKLDLRESRSFEPDNRRYGKTEDGKISISDTSACCAINKVGVQAAFLGRSDVKAFLTGLRRDQSDSRAHTPFVHVQKGKMKICPFADWPAAEVDMYLHLWEVPEHPLAAQGYSSIGCSPITCTSKPIDPGDPRSGRWVGDAKTECGLHLDYEP; this is translated from the coding sequence ATGACTCCCGCTGATACCGATCGCCCCGAATCCCGCTCCGCCGTTCCTCGCGGCGCCCTGGACGCCCCGCCCGCCTCCGGTCCCGCCGCTCCCGGAAGCTTGCAAGCCTTCGCCCAGGATCTGGACCGCGAGTTCGCCTCCCTGACCGCCGACGAGCGCATCCGCAAGGCATGGGCGCTGTTCGGCAAGGAGTTGATCGCGACCACCTCTTTCGGGAGGGATGCGGGCCTGCTCCTGCACCACCTGCATCGCCTGCAAACGCCTCTCCGCGTGTTCTTCATCGACACCTCCTTCCATTTTCCCGAGACCCTCGCCTATCGCGATACCCTCACCTCCGCCTACAAGTTGGATCTGCGCGAATCGCGTTCCTTCGAGCCCGACAACCGCCGTTACGGCAAAACCGAGGACGGGAAGATTTCCATTTCCGATACCTCCGCATGCTGCGCCATCAACAAGGTCGGCGTACAGGCGGCCTTCCTGGGGCGAAGCGACGTGAAGGCTTTCCTGACGGGCCTGCGCCGCGACCAGAGCGATTCGCGGGCGCATACGCCTTTCGTGCACGTGCAAAAGGGGAAGATGAAAATCTGCCCCTTCGCCGATTGGCCGGCCGCGGAAGTGGACATGTATCTGCACCTATGGGAGGTGCCCGAGCATCCGCTCGCGGCCCAGGGGTATTCCAGCATCGGCTGCAGCCCGATTACCTGCACCAGCAAACCGATCGACCCGGGCGATCCGCGCTCGGGGCGATGGGTCGGGGACGCGAAGACGGAATGCGGACTGCACCTCGATTACGAGCCCTGA
- a CDS encoding 50S ribosomal protein L25, with translation MSTALLSLAAKKRPKSTKSFLNQMRKDGRVPAIVYGLDKEPELVEVTAVDMRSHLTQRNHVIELSVAGAGSQKVMLKVVERDPIRKDLVHIDFLRVDNEHPVIVNVPVTTFGMPFGVKTEGGVFSVMKKFVKLRAKVQDIPDKFDLDVSDLHSGTIFYVKDLKFDKGTFVTPGKTALFGVTTGKAEVEETPAAAPAAAAAAPAADAKAGAKPAAGDKKDEKKDKK, from the coding sequence ATGTCGACCGCCCTGTTGTCCCTCGCCGCCAAGAAGCGGCCCAAGTCCACCAAATCATTTCTGAACCAGATGCGCAAGGACGGCCGCGTTCCCGCCATCGTATACGGCCTCGATAAAGAGCCCGAACTTGTCGAAGTTACCGCCGTCGACATGCGGTCGCATCTTACCCAGCGCAATCACGTGATCGAACTGAGCGTCGCCGGCGCCGGTTCCCAGAAGGTGATGCTGAAGGTCGTCGAGCGCGACCCCATCCGCAAGGATCTCGTGCACATCGACTTCCTGCGCGTGGACAACGAGCATCCGGTGATCGTGAACGTGCCGGTGACCACCTTCGGCATGCCGTTCGGCGTCAAGACCGAAGGCGGCGTGTTCTCCGTGATGAAGAAATTCGTGAAGCTACGCGCCAAGGTCCAGGACATCCCGGACAAGTTCGATCTCGACGTATCGGATCTTCACTCGGGCACCATCTTCTACGTCAAGGACTTGAAGTTCGATAAGGGGACCTTCGTGACTCCGGGTAAGACCGCGCTCTTCGGCGTTACCACCGGTAAGGCCGAGGTCGAGGAAACCCCGGCCGCAGCCCCCGCCGCCGCGGCCGCAGCCCCCGCCGCGGATGCCAAGGCAGGCGCCAAGCCCGCCGCCGGCGACAAGAAGGACGAGAAGAAGGACAAGAAGTAA
- a CDS encoding ribbon-helix-helix protein, CopG family yields the protein MKQEKFSTLVDDAVLAELKQYSQESGKSISWLVNEAVAEYLQRSRLRPAFLESMNRVLDKHSDLMQRLAK from the coding sequence ATGAAGCAGGAAAAATTCTCCACCCTGGTCGACGATGCGGTCCTTGCCGAGCTGAAGCAATATTCCCAGGAAAGCGGGAAAAGTATTTCCTGGCTGGTGAATGAAGCCGTGGCGGAATACCTGCAGCGCTCCCGCCTTCGTCCTGCCTTCCTGGAATCGATGAATAGGGTCCTCGATAAGCACTCCGATCTCATGCAGCGGCTCGCGAAGTGA
- the argF gene encoding ornithine carbamoyltransferase — protein MSLSQPQHLTTLLDWDRARLEAVLSLAASIKTEYKASGSNEALKGRTLAMIFEKPSLRTRVTFEAGMIQLGGAAINLDPGQISLGNRESVKDAALCLSRWIDAIVARTFSHKLVDDLAKYATVPVINALTDLHHPCQALALGQTLAEKRGKLAGLRLAFVGDGNNVANSLAELAAHLGMHFILACPVGFEQNPDVLKSLEPLFKRNGGSYSMTHDAAAAVAKADCIYTDVWVSMGEEAQAETKKKQFAGFQVNAQLLAKAPSECIVTHCLPAHVGEEISQDVMDSPRCVCFDEAENRLHAQKAVLLTLIGKR, from the coding sequence ATGAGTCTTTCGCAACCACAGCATCTCACTACCTTGTTGGACTGGGACCGGGCCCGGCTGGAAGCCGTCCTCTCCTTGGCCGCATCCATCAAAACCGAGTACAAGGCCAGCGGTTCGAACGAAGCCCTAAAGGGCCGCACCCTGGCCATGATCTTCGAAAAGCCCTCGCTACGAACGCGGGTCACTTTCGAGGCCGGCATGATCCAATTGGGCGGCGCCGCCATCAATCTCGACCCCGGGCAGATTTCCCTCGGCAACCGCGAGTCCGTGAAGGACGCGGCCCTCTGCCTCTCGCGCTGGATCGACGCCATCGTCGCGCGCACCTTCAGCCATAAGCTGGTGGATGACCTGGCCAAGTACGCCACCGTGCCTGTCATCAACGCCTTGACCGATCTGCATCATCCCTGCCAGGCCCTGGCCTTGGGGCAAACCCTGGCGGAAAAGCGCGGGAAGCTGGCCGGCTTGCGGCTCGCCTTCGTGGGCGACGGCAACAACGTGGCCAATTCCCTGGCCGAGTTGGCGGCCCATCTCGGCATGCATTTCATCCTGGCCTGCCCGGTCGGCTTCGAGCAGAACCCGGATGTCCTGAAGAGCCTCGAGCCCCTGTTCAAGCGGAACGGCGGCAGCTACTCCATGACCCATGACGCGGCGGCCGCGGTGGCCAAGGCCGATTGCATCTACACCGACGTGTGGGTGAGCATGGGCGAAGAGGCCCAGGCGGAAACCAAGAAAAAGCAATTCGCGGGCTTCCAGGTGAACGCGCAACTTTTGGCCAAGGCGCCGTCGGAATGCATCGTCACCCATTGCCTGCCCGCCCACGTGGGCGAAGAAATCAGCCAGGACGTGATGGATTCCCCCCGTTGCGTCTGTTTCGATGAAGCCGAGAACCGTCTGCATGCGCAGAAGGCCGTGCTGCTGACCTTGATCGGGAAACGCTAG
- a CDS encoding ATPase: MLERAPFGIEALDRMIGGGVVRGSATVVEGAPGTGKTTLGMQFIINGIEKFQEPGLILTFEEFPSQYYHDALNFGWDLKKYEDQGLLKIIFSDPSTVASEVEELGGGLETLIDELGIKRCLVDSLTHFEYAAEESESLREMEYDFITSLKREGITSLLLRENSNLLGDTNSLSQAPFIADNYFILRYVEIDSAISKAILVLKMRGSQHAKDIRQFHIGPSGIEIMEKFVGRQGVMSGSPVKTDADTFVEAFSAFAKKKGK, translated from the coding sequence ATGCTGGAAAGAGCGCCATTCGGGATCGAGGCTTTGGACAGGATGATCGGCGGGGGAGTGGTGCGCGGAAGCGCCACCGTGGTGGAAGGCGCGCCCGGCACCGGCAAAACCACCCTCGGCATGCAGTTCATCATCAACGGCATCGAAAAGTTCCAGGAACCCGGCCTCATCCTCACCTTCGAAGAGTTCCCGAGCCAGTACTATCATGACGCCCTCAACTTCGGCTGGGATCTGAAGAAGTACGAGGATCAGGGCTTGCTGAAGATCATCTTTTCCGATCCCTCCACGGTGGCCAGCGAGGTCGAAGAGCTGGGCGGTGGCCTGGAGACCCTCATCGATGAACTGGGCATCAAGCGTTGCCTGGTGGATTCGCTCACCCATTTCGAATACGCGGCGGAAGAATCGGAATCCCTCCGGGAGATGGAATACGACTTCATCACCAGCCTCAAGCGCGAAGGCATCACCTCGCTCTTGCTGCGTGAGAACAGCAATCTGCTGGGCGATACCAACAGTTTGTCCCAGGCGCCCTTCATCGCGGATAACTATTTCATCCTGCGTTACGTCGAGATAGACAGCGCCATATCCAAGGCCATCCTGGTTCTGAAGATGCGCGGCAGCCAGCATGCCAAGGACATCCGGCAATTCCATATCGGCCCCAGCGGCATCGAAATCATGGAGAAGTTCGTCGGCCGCCAAGGCGTGATGAGCGGATCGCCGGTCAAGACCGACGCAGACACCTTCGTGGAAGCCTTCTCCGCGTTCGCGAAGAAGAAAGGCAAGTAG
- the ispE gene encoding 4-(cytidine 5'-diphospho)-2-C-methyl-D-erythritol kinase, whose product MFLEIGAKRPDGYHNLGTLFQTVDCGDRLSADSAGELSLAGAEGITAQPEDNLVLKAARLLRESFPERVRPDAGMRFSLAKILPTGAGLGGGSSNAAAALGLCNRIWKMGLSDQDLLPVAAKLGADVPFFLFGGTCFGEGIGELLTPAPDPYPFHVVIGTPNCRVETAWAYRNLDPERRQEWARFKALYLTYCEDWEFYQVLRNDFDGPMRRHFPEIDSLAGNMAEFGPVKTLLSGSGASVFSLFREKGKADECLKAIQPECRFSCVAGFAS is encoded by the coding sequence TTGTTTCTGGAGATCGGCGCGAAACGCCCGGACGGTTACCACAACCTGGGAACCCTGTTCCAAACGGTGGACTGCGGGGATAGGCTCAGCGCCGATTCGGCCGGGGAGCTTTCCCTGGCGGGCGCCGAAGGCATCACCGCGCAGCCTGAAGATAACTTGGTATTGAAAGCGGCGCGCTTGCTCCGCGAGAGCTTCCCGGAGCGCGTCCGGCCGGATGCCGGAATGCGGTTTTCCCTGGCCAAAATCCTGCCGACCGGTGCGGGGCTCGGGGGCGGCAGCTCCAACGCGGCCGCGGCTTTGGGCCTGTGCAATCGCATCTGGAAGATGGGTCTCTCCGATCAGGACTTGCTTCCCGTCGCGGCCAAACTGGGCGCCGACGTTCCGTTCTTCCTGTTCGGCGGGACCTGCTTCGGCGAGGGCATCGGTGAACTCCTGACCCCCGCACCCGATCCGTACCCCTTTCACGTAGTCATCGGCACGCCTAACTGTCGGGTGGAAACCGCCTGGGCCTATCGGAATCTCGATCCGGAACGCAGGCAGGAATGGGCCCGCTTCAAGGCCCTCTACCTTACCTATTGCGAGGACTGGGAATTCTACCAGGTGCTGCGGAACGACTTCGACGGACCCATGCGCCGGCACTTCCCCGAGATCGATTCCCTGGCCGGGAACATGGCGGAATTCGGGCCCGTGAAAACCTTGCTCAGCGGGAGCGGCGCCAGCGTCTTCAGCCTGTTCCGGGAAAAGGGCAAGGCGGATGAGTGCCTGAAGGCCATCCAGCCGGAGTGCCGTTTTTCCTGCGTGGCTGGCTTCGCCAGCTAA
- a CDS encoding type II toxin-antitoxin system death-on-curing family toxin: MKESVFLTLEECLRLHEEQIRRFGGLAGLRDPGLLESALARPRSGYYQTLFEQAAALMQSLAMNHCFVDGNKRMAMGCAFIFLDWNGYEINVGGEAAEKFLLEKVILGKADVAVIAGWLEDHAASLSPDGTKKRTAASPKKRRSGRTGRGRS; the protein is encoded by the coding sequence GTGAAGGAGTCCGTTTTCCTCACTTTGGAGGAATGCCTGCGTTTGCATGAGGAGCAGATCCGGCGCTTCGGAGGATTGGCCGGGCTCCGGGATCCGGGCCTATTGGAAAGCGCCCTGGCCCGGCCGCGATCGGGATATTACCAGACCCTGTTCGAACAAGCCGCGGCGTTGATGCAAAGCCTGGCTATGAATCACTGCTTCGTCGACGGCAACAAACGTATGGCCATGGGCTGCGCGTTCATATTCCTGGATTGGAACGGCTACGAGATCAACGTGGGCGGAGAGGCCGCCGAGAAATTCCTATTGGAGAAAGTGATTCTCGGCAAAGCCGATGTCGCGGTAATCGCGGGTTGGCTGGAAGATCATGCGGCATCGCTTTCGCCGGATGGAACGAAGAAGAGGACCGCGGCGTCCCCCAAGAAACGCCGCTCCGGCCGGACCGGGCGGGGCAGATCTTAA
- a CDS encoding aminoacyl-tRNA hydrolase encodes MHILLGLGNPGPKYDRTRHNVGFDFADRLAQDLGQASWKMESKSLACRTTLAGKPLLIAKPQTFMNLSGEAAQALLAFYKVSPRNLIVVVDEIYLDLGAVRIRTQGSAGGHNGLRDLIQHCGDEFTRIRIGVGPVPTGHDRADFVLRKYGQDEAKILESVLANSKSIIETGLTLGWERAGSDFNRRSAG; translated from the coding sequence GTGCATATCTTGCTGGGGCTCGGGAACCCGGGCCCCAAGTACGATCGCACCCGCCACAACGTCGGCTTCGATTTCGCCGATCGCCTGGCGCAGGACTTGGGGCAAGCCTCTTGGAAGATGGAATCCAAGAGCCTCGCATGCCGGACCACCTTGGCCGGCAAGCCCCTGCTCATCGCCAAGCCCCAAACCTTCATGAATCTGTCCGGCGAGGCCGCCCAGGCCTTGCTGGCCTTCTACAAGGTCTCCCCCCGCAATCTCATCGTCGTCGTGGACGAGATCTATCTCGATCTAGGCGCGGTCCGCATTCGCACCCAAGGGAGCGCGGGCGGGCATAACGGGCTGCGCGATCTCATCCAACATTGCGGCGACGAATTCACGCGCATCCGCATCGGAGTCGGCCCGGTCCCAACTGGACACGATAGGGCCGATTTCGTGCTCCGGAAATACGGCCAGGATGAGGCGAAGATCCTGGAATCCGTTCTCGCCAATTCGAAAAGCATTATCGAAACCGGACTCACGCTCGGATGGGAGCGCGCCGGTTCGGACTTCAATCGGCGCTCGGCAGGGTAG
- a CDS encoding ThiF family adenylyltransferase produces MAIFNESQMRRYQRHLSLKEVGFKGQMKLAASKVLCVGAGGLGSPALYYLAAAGVGTLGIAEGDVVDESNLQRQILHFTEDVGRPKLDSAREKLVRINPDLKVVEHPGYLSAADAVEIISAYDFVIDGTDNFPAKFLINDACVIAGKAFSHAGILRFEGQTMTVVPGKSRCYRCLFKEPPPADAVPSCAEAGVLGAIAGVMGTLQATEALKFLLGKGDLLTDRLLVFDALAMRFREIRGGRDPDCAVCGDHPTLKAPVDYTRPACASDI; encoded by the coding sequence ATGGCCATCTTCAACGAAAGCCAGATGCGGCGCTATCAGCGCCACTTGAGCCTGAAGGAAGTCGGCTTCAAGGGCCAGATGAAACTGGCCGCCTCCAAGGTCCTTTGCGTAGGGGCGGGGGGCCTGGGTTCGCCGGCCCTATATTACCTGGCGGCGGCCGGGGTCGGCACCCTCGGCATCGCCGAAGGCGACGTGGTGGACGAATCCAACCTGCAAAGGCAGATCCTCCATTTCACCGAGGACGTGGGCCGGCCCAAGCTCGATTCGGCGCGCGAGAAGCTGGTCCGCATCAATCCCGACCTGAAGGTGGTGGAACATCCCGGTTACCTCTCCGCCGCCGACGCGGTTGAAATCATCTCTGCTTACGATTTCGTGATCGACGGGACGGACAATTTCCCCGCCAAGTTCCTGATCAACGACGCCTGCGTGATCGCGGGAAAGGCTTTCTCCCACGCCGGCATCCTGCGGTTCGAAGGGCAGACCATGACGGTGGTGCCGGGCAAAAGCCGCTGCTACCGCTGCCTGTTCAAGGAACCGCCTCCGGCGGATGCCGTACCCAGTTGCGCGGAGGCCGGAGTATTGGGCGCCATCGCGGGGGTGATGGGGACCTTGCAGGCCACCGAAGCCCTCAAGTTCCTGTTGGGCAAGGGCGATCTGCTCACCGACCGCCTGCTGGTTTTCGATGCCCTGGCGATGCGCTTCCGCGAAATCCGCGGGGGGCGCGATCCGGATTGCGCGGTATGCGGGGATCATCCGACCCTCAAGGCGCCGGTGGATTACACGCGGCCGGCTTGCGCTTCGGATATCTGA
- a CDS encoding response regulator — protein MAKILCVDDERDIADLVKLVLELGQHQVTVVTEPEAAVQTALDVNPDLILLDVVMPHVDGFDIFRELREQAPLAKVPIAFLTSNNKSVDLMVGLHVMKAEDYITKPFGKQELLDRVNALLKKHAKSP, from the coding sequence ATGGCGAAGATACTCTGCGTGGACGATGAACGGGATATCGCGGATTTGGTCAAACTCGTCCTGGAGTTGGGCCAGCATCAAGTCACCGTAGTCACCGAACCCGAAGCGGCCGTCCAGACCGCCCTGGACGTGAATCCCGATTTGATCTTGCTCGACGTGGTCATGCCGCACGTGGACGGTTTCGATATCTTCCGCGAGCTACGCGAGCAGGCCCCTTTGGCGAAGGTGCCCATCGCCTTCCTGACCAGCAACAACAAGTCGGTGGATCTGATGGTGGGCCTGCACGTGATGAAGGCGGAGGACTACATCACCAAGCCTTTTGGGAAGCAAGAGTTGCTGGACCGGGTGAATGCGTTGTTGAAGAAGCACGCCAAGAGTCCATAG
- the cysK gene encoding cysteine synthase A, producing MRYCQDLTSLIGGTPLVRLNKVIPREDALFLLKLDQRNPGGSVKDRIALNMILEAEKSGKLKAGMTILEPTSGNTGIALAWIASVKGYQTILVMPESMSAERRNLLQAYGAELILTPAHLGMAGAIDKAKEMLRTRKDCFMPQQFDNPANADAHRRHTVEEIWKDTEGRLDVFVSGVGTGGTITGVGEVLKIRNPAIQVVAVEPTASAVLSGGKPGKHEIQGIGAGFIPKVLNTKVYDEVVKVTDAEALEMCRRLAREEGILAGISTGANVKAMIEVGKRPQMKGKTLLTLACDTGERYLSTMLYGG from the coding sequence ATGAGATACTGCCAGGACCTCACCAGCCTAATCGGCGGCACCCCGCTGGTCCGCCTCAACAAGGTGATCCCGCGCGAGGACGCGTTGTTCTTGCTTAAACTCGATCAGCGCAACCCGGGCGGCTCGGTCAAGGACCGCATCGCATTGAACATGATCCTGGAGGCCGAGAAGAGCGGCAAGCTGAAAGCGGGAATGACCATCCTGGAGCCGACCAGCGGCAATACCGGCATCGCCTTGGCCTGGATCGCCTCGGTGAAAGGCTATCAGACCATCCTGGTGATGCCGGAATCGATGAGCGCGGAGCGCCGCAATCTGCTGCAAGCTTATGGCGCCGAATTGATCTTGACCCCCGCCCACTTAGGCATGGCCGGGGCCATCGACAAGGCCAAGGAGATGCTGCGGACGCGCAAGGATTGCTTCATGCCCCAGCAATTCGACAATCCCGCCAACGCGGACGCGCATCGGCGCCATACCGTCGAGGAAATCTGGAAAGACACCGAGGGCAGGCTGGATGTATTCGTGTCCGGAGTGGGCACGGGCGGCACCATCACGGGCGTAGGCGAAGTGCTGAAGATCCGCAACCCGGCCATCCAAGTCGTAGCCGTGGAACCAACCGCTTCCGCCGTGCTGAGCGGCGGGAAACCGGGCAAGCACGAGATCCAGGGCATCGGGGCGGGTTTCATACCCAAGGTGTTGAATACGAAAGTCTATGACGAAGTCGTGAAGGTGACGGACGCGGAAGCGCTGGAGATGTGCCGCCGCCTGGCCCGCGAAGAGGGCATCCTGGCGGGCATCTCGACCGGGGCCAACGTGAAGGCCATGATCGAGGTAGGCAAGCGCCCGCAGATGAAGGGCAAGACCCTGTTGACCCTGGCCTGCGATACCGGCGAACGTTACCTGAGCACCATGCTATACGGGGGCTGA
- a CDS encoding Rrf2 family transcriptional regulator: MTSKTLYTLHFLTALAIKSKDFPGRPIHLREIAQEYNIPFKFLEQIAILMKSVGLVRGSRGKLGGYQLADLPENIHLSRIIKATEGEILPCAEIEGGNEVITGLVHRAIQDGRELVDKKLASVTLAQLAEKARQQLEPVPMYYL, translated from the coding sequence GTGACATCGAAAACCCTGTACACCTTGCACTTCCTCACGGCCCTGGCTATAAAGTCCAAGGACTTCCCCGGACGGCCCATTCACCTGCGGGAAATCGCCCAGGAATACAATATCCCCTTCAAGTTCCTGGAGCAGATCGCCATCCTCATGAAGAGCGTCGGCTTGGTGCGGGGGTCGAGGGGAAAGTTGGGCGGCTACCAGCTCGCGGACCTTCCCGAGAACATCCATCTGTCGCGAATCATCAAGGCCACCGAGGGCGAGATCCTGCCCTGCGCCGAGATCGAAGGGGGAAACGAAGTCATCACCGGGCTCGTGCATCGCGCGATCCAGGATGGCCGGGAACTGGTGGACAAGAAGCTCGCTTCGGTGACCCTGGCCCAGTTGGCCGAGAAGGCCAGGCAACAACTCGAACCCGTTCCCATGTACTACCTCTGA